From a region of the Lactuca sativa cultivar Salinas chromosome 4, Lsat_Salinas_v11, whole genome shotgun sequence genome:
- the LOC128133471 gene encoding uncharacterized protein LOC128133471: MVRSIEEADKPVKRGKKTENQKEAPVSKPTKGQTPKKRKSDKAATSQAPPKKQKKPARKLILQSSSDSNSDSDDVASGRGDTLPHSPTPEIPACSHPPSPPPVTIPVSIPPIFPIPTTQPSTTIPIPTPIFTNTTTTTTTTGAHSTAPTPPVTTEPPVTTEPPATTKPLSPSPSTETTPVLGGEDLEFDSTNFSPYCVQSDDDDDDDEPITKRHLKAVNEKLDQLHSSSSSRAYSEAALTAWFSSVVQEHSASLSATTKVIEASTSQCQQPSFAVEASTKECKEATAKVDKLVSEAHLSNLEAARQAIEAANESLHANVNDRLTQIEAELAVENRIMDELDRRTSQLKMQNYKLRTATAELNDLKSEREVISSSSADVHSILLHLIEAHDPIITITIRRHLADKLRPALDILSRIECVLVTSVQTKQGGEKATTQPPPGPKPSTEPKGHEASVSNKEKKMKKIGEDDTDNEDDVMLRILKTLFRRQSPLRKSWKKNTRNNSLSSSKSKRRRSS; encoded by the exons atggttcgctccattgaagaggctgacaagccagtGAAAAGGGGCAAGAAGACTGAGAATCAGAAGGAGGCACCAGTTTCCAAACCAACCAAGGGGCAAACCCccaagaagcgaaagtctgacAAGGCTGCCACATCACAGGCTCCACCGAAGAAACAAAAGAAGCCTGCAAGGAAGCTCATACTCCAATCTTCCAGTGATTCAAACTCAGA ctctgatgatGTGGCTTCGGGTCGAGGTGATACTCTACCTCACTCCCCTACCCCAGAAATTCCAGCTTGCTCCCaccctccttcacctccacctgtaaCCATCCCAGTATCCATCCCTCCAATATTTCCCATTCCAACCACTCAACCATCCACTACTATTCCCATCCCCACTCCCATATTCACAAACACTACTACCACCACTACTACCACAGGAGCTCACTCTACCGCTCCCACTCCACCTGTAACAACCGAACCCCctgtcacaaccgaacctccagccACTACCAAACCCTTATCTCCTAGTCCATCCACAGAAACCACCCCTGTtctaggcggtgaggacttggaatttgattccacaaATTTCAGTCCTTACTGTGTccagagtgatgatgatgatgatgatgatgagcctATTACAAAGCGTCATCTCAAGGCAGTAAATGAAAAACTTGATCAACTGCACTCATCCTCTTCCTCTAGAGCTTACTCTGAAGCTGCCTTAACGGCCTGGTTCTCATCAGTTGTTCAAGAACACAGTGCCTCACTCTCTGCTACAACTAAAGTGATTGAAGCCTCCACTTCACAATGTCAACAACCCTCTTTTGCTGTTGAGGCTTCTACcaaggagtgcaaggaagcgaccgcaaaagtcgataaactagtttctgaAGCTCACCT GTCCAACCTTGAAGCTGCACGCCAAGCAATCGAAGCTGCCAACGAGTCTCTACATGCTAATGTTAATGATCGCCTGACTCAAATTGAGGCAGAATTAGCTGTAGAGAATCGCATCATGGATGAGCTTGACAGGAGAACCTCACAGCTGAAAATGCAAAATTACAAGCTGCGTACTGCTACTGCTGAGCTCAATGATTTGAAGTCCGAAAGGGAGGTAATTTCGAGTTCTTCTgctgatgttcactccatcctccttCATCTCATTGAAGCGCATGATCCAATAATCACCATTACAATTAGGCGGCACTTGGCTGACAAGCTCAGGCCAgcattggacatccttagtcgtatcGAGTGTGTTCTGGTGACTAGTGTCCAgacgaaacaagggggagagaaggcaaCAACTCAACCTCCTCCTGGACCGAAACCATCTACTGAACCAAAGGGTCATGAAGCTTCAGTCAGTAACAAggagaaaaagatgaagaagattGGGGAGGATGACACCGACAATGAGGATGATGTCATGCTGAGAATCCTAAAAACCCTTTTCAGAAGGCAAAGCCCTCTGAGAAAGAGCTGGAAGAAAAATACAAGAAACAACAGTTTGAGCTCGAGCAAAAGCAaaaggaggcggagctcctag